Proteins from a genomic interval of Microbacterium phyllosphaerae:
- a CDS encoding sensor histidine kinase yields MTLPQIALLALAVGLVIGIGLSLLVAWAYRARARVAEETSLAVPDGVTAVLGSMDDAACVVDSSGLVLAVSKAATRFGIEVGAPLENPELRQLVRGGRSEGGSASESMRLTRGGLSLDPRLVSARASVISPRMTLLIIRDVTEQERLDQMRRDFVANTSHELKTPVGAVTLLAEAIESAADDPAQVRHFATRISAEASRLGQLTGRIMSLSRLQAEDALSDVRPVAIDEVLATALEAHVVQADSAGVEIARGGDRGVWVRGDSQILIEAFGNLIANAIAYSPKGSRVGIGVKADEGVVEIAVSDQGIGIAEGDRERIFERFYRADEARSRRTGGTGLGLSIVKHATQRHGGEVRLWSRPGRGSTFTIRLPRIDAPPSIDKDKKNKKKRERKAAKAAARVRNGENA; encoded by the coding sequence ATGACCCTGCCGCAGATCGCGCTGCTCGCGTTGGCCGTCGGCCTCGTGATCGGCATCGGCCTCTCCCTCCTCGTGGCGTGGGCGTACCGCGCGAGGGCGCGGGTGGCCGAGGAGACCTCGCTCGCGGTGCCCGACGGCGTCACCGCGGTACTCGGCAGCATGGACGACGCGGCGTGCGTGGTCGACTCGTCGGGTCTCGTGCTCGCAGTGTCGAAGGCGGCGACGCGCTTCGGCATCGAGGTGGGGGCGCCTCTCGAGAACCCCGAGCTCCGCCAGTTGGTGCGCGGCGGCCGGAGTGAGGGTGGATCGGCCTCCGAGTCCATGCGCCTGACGCGAGGCGGACTCAGCCTCGACCCTCGCCTGGTCTCGGCCCGTGCGAGTGTGATCAGCCCGCGCATGACCCTGCTGATCATCCGCGACGTCACCGAGCAGGAGCGCCTCGACCAGATGCGCCGCGACTTCGTGGCGAACACCAGCCACGAGCTCAAGACGCCGGTGGGCGCCGTCACCCTGCTGGCCGAGGCCATCGAGTCGGCGGCCGACGATCCCGCTCAGGTGCGTCACTTCGCCACGCGCATCTCTGCCGAGGCCTCGCGTCTCGGCCAGCTGACCGGCCGCATCATGAGCCTGTCGAGGCTGCAGGCGGAGGATGCCCTGTCGGATGTGCGACCGGTCGCGATCGACGAGGTGCTCGCCACCGCCCTCGAGGCGCACGTCGTGCAGGCCGACTCGGCCGGAGTCGAGATCGCGCGCGGCGGAGACAGGGGAGTGTGGGTACGAGGCGACTCGCAGATCCTCATCGAGGCGTTCGGCAACCTGATCGCCAACGCGATCGCGTACTCGCCGAAGGGGTCTCGTGTCGGCATCGGCGTGAAGGCCGACGAGGGCGTCGTCGAGATCGCCGTCTCGGACCAGGGCATCGGCATCGCCGAGGGCGACCGCGAGCGGATCTTCGAACGCTTCTATCGCGCGGACGAGGCGCGGTCGCGCCGCACGGGTGGCACCGGGCTCGGACTCTCGATCGTCAAGCACGCCACCCAGCGACACGGCGGCGAGGTGCGGCTGTGGTCGCGCCCCGGACGCGGATCGACCTTCACCATCAGGCTTCCGAGGATCGACGCTCCCCCGAGCATCGACAAGGACAAGAAGAACAAGAAGAAGCGCGAGCGCAAAGCGGCGAAGGCCGCGGCTCGCGTCCGAAACGGAGAGAACGCATGA
- a CDS encoding short chain dehydrogenase, whose amino-acid sequence MKVLVIGATGQVGRTAVDALQGHEIVSASRSGEPSVDVTDSASVERLFASVGQVDAVIVAVGEVPFRPLGELGRADYESAFRGKVLSQLDVVRIGTPYVRDGGSITLTSGILSREPIATGAAASLVNGAVESFVLAAATELPRGIRINAVSPSVLEDAPSYHSSFPGFVPVSSHRVGQAYAKSVLGVQTGQVFPVD is encoded by the coding sequence ATGAAGGTCCTGGTCATCGGAGCCACCGGACAGGTCGGTCGCACCGCCGTCGACGCGCTGCAGGGACACGAGATCGTCTCGGCGTCGCGCAGCGGAGAGCCGTCGGTCGACGTCACCGACTCGGCATCCGTCGAGCGTCTCTTCGCGTCGGTCGGACAGGTCGACGCCGTGATCGTCGCGGTCGGTGAGGTTCCCTTCCGTCCGCTGGGCGAGCTCGGTCGCGCGGACTACGAGTCGGCGTTCCGCGGCAAGGTGCTCTCGCAGCTCGACGTCGTGCGCATCGGCACTCCGTACGTGCGAGATGGCGGATCGATCACGCTGACCTCCGGCATCCTCTCGCGCGAGCCGATCGCCACCGGTGCTGCGGCGTCGCTCGTCAACGGGGCGGTCGAGTCCTTCGTGCTCGCCGCGGCCACGGAGCTGCCCCGAGGAATCCGCATCAACGCCGTGAGCCCGTCGGTGCTCGAGGACGCCCCGTCGTATCACTCGTCGTTCCCCGGATTCGTGCCGGTGTCGTCGCATCGCGTCGGACAGGCGTATGCGAAGAGCGTGCTCGGGGTGCAGACGGGTCAGGTCTTCCCCGTCGACTGA
- a CDS encoding NAD(P)-dependent oxidoreductase, whose translation MARIVVLGGTGYAGRHIVSEAVSRGHEVVSVSRSEPSNPVEGARNVQGSVLDLASLGDVFDGADAVVSALSPRGDMEDSVLDALRGLVEKLSGTKTRIGVVGGAGGSLVAPGGPRLFDLDFPEEYKHEAQVGIDSLALLESTDESLDWFFVHPAEVFGPWAEGERTGHYRDGGDVLVRDAEGKSFISGADFAIAVVDEIERGAHRRQRFTVGY comes from the coding sequence ATGGCTCGCATCGTCGTCCTCGGAGGAACCGGCTACGCCGGACGCCACATCGTCTCGGAGGCGGTGAGCCGCGGCCACGAGGTCGTCTCGGTCTCGCGCTCGGAGCCGTCGAACCCCGTGGAGGGCGCACGGAACGTGCAGGGTTCCGTGCTCGACCTCGCGAGCCTGGGCGACGTCTTCGACGGTGCGGATGCTGTCGTGTCGGCGCTGTCTCCCCGTGGCGACATGGAGGACTCGGTGCTCGACGCCCTCCGCGGCCTCGTCGAGAAGCTGAGCGGTACGAAGACCCGCATCGGCGTGGTCGGCGGAGCCGGCGGCAGCCTCGTCGCCCCCGGCGGACCTCGTCTGTTCGACCTCGACTTCCCCGAGGAGTACAAGCACGAGGCGCAGGTCGGCATCGACTCGCTCGCGCTGCTCGAGTCGACCGACGAGTCGCTCGACTGGTTCTTCGTGCACCCGGCAGAGGTGTTCGGGCCCTGGGCTGAGGGCGAGCGCACCGGCCACTACCGCGACGGCGGCGACGTGCTCGTGCGGGATGCCGAGGGCAAGTCGTTCATCTCGGGTGCCGACTTCGCGATCGCCGTCGTCGACGAGATCGAGCGGGGCGCTCACCGTCGTCAGCGGTTCACCGTCGGGTACTGA
- the cysS gene encoding cysteine--tRNA ligase, whose translation MTLRLYDTRAQQLRDFVPLDPENITMYVCGPTVQSGPHIGHVRAALSFDLLRRWLTHRYGRVTFVRNVTDIDDKVLANATDVEPWWALAYRMEQEFTAAYAGVGILPPTYEPRATASVPQMQEIIATLIERGHAYPAPDGSGDVYFDVRSWSEYGSLTNQSVDAMEAAEDADPRGKRNPQDFALWKGAKRDEQADATWQSPWGAGRPGWHIECSAMSKRYLGPEFDIHGGGLDLRFPHHENELAQSTAAGDGFARYWVHNGLVTVGGQKMSKSLGNFTLASDVLDEHDPLVIRYALAAAHYRSSLDLTESSWAEAEAALGRIRTFVERAERTLPKTFGWAEPTPLPDAFGTAMDDDLGIPQALGVVHETVRAGNAALDAGDTDAAATARHEVLAMLDVLGFDLVGGAQGGDATASALDALVQTMITQRAQARADKDWAAADRIRDAIAAAGITLEDSPAGTHWSIDG comes from the coding sequence GTGACTCTCCGCCTCTACGACACCCGCGCACAGCAGCTGCGCGACTTCGTGCCTCTCGACCCCGAGAACATCACGATGTACGTCTGCGGACCCACGGTGCAGTCGGGCCCCCACATCGGGCACGTCCGCGCGGCTCTGAGCTTCGACCTCCTGCGCCGCTGGCTGACGCACCGATACGGGCGCGTCACCTTCGTGCGCAACGTCACCGACATCGACGACAAGGTGCTCGCGAACGCGACCGACGTCGAGCCCTGGTGGGCGCTGGCGTACCGCATGGAGCAGGAGTTCACCGCGGCGTATGCCGGAGTCGGCATCCTTCCGCCGACCTACGAGCCCCGCGCGACCGCCTCCGTTCCGCAGATGCAGGAGATCATCGCGACCCTCATCGAACGCGGTCATGCGTATCCGGCGCCCGACGGCTCTGGCGACGTCTACTTCGACGTGCGCTCGTGGTCGGAGTACGGGTCGCTCACGAACCAGTCGGTCGACGCCATGGAGGCGGCGGAGGACGCCGATCCTCGGGGCAAGCGCAACCCTCAGGACTTCGCGCTGTGGAAGGGCGCGAAGCGCGACGAGCAGGCGGATGCCACATGGCAGTCGCCCTGGGGTGCCGGGCGCCCCGGCTGGCACATCGAGTGCTCGGCGATGTCGAAGCGGTACCTCGGGCCGGAGTTCGACATCCACGGCGGCGGTCTCGATCTGCGCTTCCCGCATCACGAGAACGAGCTCGCCCAGTCGACTGCGGCCGGCGACGGCTTCGCCCGGTACTGGGTGCACAACGGCCTGGTGACGGTCGGCGGGCAGAAGATGTCGAAGTCGCTCGGCAACTTCACGCTCGCGAGCGATGTGCTGGATGAGCACGATCCGCTCGTGATCCGCTATGCGCTGGCCGCCGCACACTACCGCTCAAGCCTCGATCTGACGGAGTCGTCGTGGGCCGAGGCGGAGGCAGCGCTCGGCCGCATCCGGACTTTCGTGGAGCGCGCGGAGCGCACTCTCCCGAAGACGTTCGGCTGGGCGGAGCCGACCCCGCTGCCCGATGCCTTCGGCACGGCGATGGATGACGACCTCGGCATCCCGCAGGCCCTCGGCGTCGTGCACGAGACCGTGCGCGCAGGGAATGCGGCGCTCGATGCCGGCGACACCGACGCAGCGGCGACGGCGAGGCACGAGGTGCTCGCGATGCTCGACGTGCTCGGATTCGACCTCGTCGGCGGCGCACAGGGCGGAGATGCCACGGCATCCGCCCTCGACGCGCTCGTGCAGACGATGATCACCCAGCGTGCGCAGGCGCGCGCTGACAAGGACTGGGCGGCGGCCGATCGCATCCGTGATGCGATCGCCGCGGCAGGAATCACGCTGGAGGACTCTCCGGCCGGAACTCATTGGAGTATCGATGGCTAA
- the ispD gene encoding 2-C-methyl-D-erythritol 4-phosphate cytidylyltransferase, giving the protein MLPVPDTAIIVVAAGSGTRLDAGAPKAFVGIDSHSILRHALDGVFAASPAQVIVVAPAGFEGDAETELRAAAGDRVDLGRVVTGGDTRQRSVAAGLDALWGDVTRVLVHDAARALTPPEVIDAVAAAVDEATGVIPTLPVIDTLKRVDGDAVVGPIDRSELAAAQTPQGFPRALLESAYEAALTAGVDHTDDAALFAAAGHRVRQIAGSARGFKITTPADLERARHMLAAVSEAPAEAPVAAPAVAAPAEAAPAAWRFPRVGLGTDVHAFGGDGDLWLAGLEWPGEPALSGHSDGDAVAHAIVDALLGAAGLGDIGEHFGTAHPEYAGAHAEVFLARTRELLDEAGFAIGNVSAQFQGNRPRFSARRAEAERVLSMALGGAPVSITATTTDGLGFPGRGEGIAVTAVAMVHPR; this is encoded by the coding sequence ATGCTTCCCGTCCCTGACACCGCGATCATCGTCGTCGCTGCCGGCTCCGGCACGCGACTGGATGCCGGAGCGCCCAAGGCGTTCGTGGGCATCGACAGCCATTCGATCCTGCGCCACGCCCTCGACGGCGTCTTCGCGGCGTCGCCCGCCCAGGTGATCGTGGTCGCGCCCGCCGGGTTCGAGGGTGATGCCGAGACGGAGCTTCGCGCCGCAGCGGGCGACCGTGTCGACCTCGGCAGGGTCGTCACCGGCGGCGACACCCGCCAACGGTCGGTGGCGGCCGGGCTCGACGCTCTGTGGGGTGACGTCACGCGGGTGCTGGTGCACGACGCGGCGCGGGCGCTGACGCCTCCCGAGGTCATCGACGCCGTGGCCGCGGCCGTCGACGAAGCGACGGGGGTCATCCCGACGCTTCCCGTGATCGACACCTTGAAGCGGGTCGACGGCGATGCGGTCGTCGGTCCGATCGATCGCTCGGAGCTCGCCGCGGCGCAGACACCGCAGGGGTTCCCTCGCGCGCTGCTCGAGTCCGCGTACGAGGCGGCGCTCACCGCGGGTGTCGACCACACCGACGACGCGGCCCTGTTCGCCGCTGCCGGTCATCGGGTCCGGCAGATCGCGGGCTCTGCGCGCGGATTCAAGATCACCACGCCCGCCGACCTCGAGCGCGCGCGTCACATGCTCGCGGCGGTCTCCGAGGCGCCTGCGGAGGCGCCCGTCGCTGCTCCCGCTGTTGCTGCCCCCGCTGAAGCTGCCCCCGCGGCGTGGCGCTTCCCTCGGGTCGGGCTCGGAACCGACGTGCACGCGTTCGGGGGCGACGGCGACCTGTGGCTCGCGGGACTCGAATGGCCCGGGGAGCCGGCGCTCTCGGGCCACTCCGACGGCGACGCGGTCGCCCACGCGATCGTGGATGCGCTGCTCGGGGCCGCGGGCCTCGGCGACATCGGCGAGCACTTCGGAACCGCCCACCCCGAGTACGCCGGTGCGCACGCCGAGGTCTTCCTCGCCCGCACGAGGGAGCTTCTGGACGAGGCCGGCTTCGCGATCGGCAACGTCTCTGCACAGTTCCAGGGCAATCGACCGCGGTTCAGCGCCCGCCGTGCCGAGGCCGAGCGAGTGCTGTCGATGGCACTCGGCGGGGCGCCCGTCTCGATCACGGCGACGACCACCGACGGACTCGGATTCCCCGGACGCGGTGAGGGCATCGCGGTGACAGCCGTCGCGATGGTGCACCCGCGTTGA
- a CDS encoding CarD family transcriptional regulator encodes MLFEVGETVVYPHHGAATIIEVKERIIKGEAKKYLKLNVTQGDLIIEVPAENVDLVGVRDVIGREGLDHVFEVLRAPFTEEPTNWSRRYKANLEKLASGDVIKVSEVVRDLWRRDQDRGLSAGEKRMLAKARQILISELALAEKTDEDKASALLDEVLAS; translated from the coding sequence ATGCTTTTTGAGGTTGGCGAAACTGTCGTCTATCCGCACCATGGCGCTGCGACCATCATCGAGGTCAAGGAGCGCATCATCAAGGGTGAGGCGAAGAAATACCTGAAGCTCAACGTCACGCAGGGAGACCTCATCATCGAGGTGCCTGCGGAGAACGTCGATCTGGTCGGGGTCCGCGATGTGATCGGCCGTGAAGGGCTCGACCACGTGTTCGAGGTGCTCCGCGCCCCGTTCACGGAAGAGCCCACGAACTGGTCGCGCCGTTACAAGGCGAACCTTGAGAAGCTCGCCTCCGGCGACGTGATCAAGGTGAGCGAGGTCGTGCGCGACCTGTGGCGTCGGGATCAGGACCGCGGTCTGTCGGCCGGTGAGAAGCGGATGCTGGCGAAGGCTCGTCAGATCCTCATCTCCGAGCTGGCTCTCGCAGAGAAGACCGACGAAGACAAGGCGAGCGCGCTGCTCGACGAGGTCCTCGCGTCCTGA
- a CDS encoding DNA modification methylase, with the protein MKSRLVASAAISALVLLGATGCTFISPQATKIEYSASDGVNVSDSDGPIDVRNAFIVANEDGSVGNFIGAVVNPTTDTATLTMRVAGVDEPFIVTVPAGKTKSFGTEGEEPLRIIGLDTMPGATIEIHFQSGDGAGTKTEVPVLDGSLPYYSDLVPSAEEPTPMPTDTAAPAPQE; encoded by the coding sequence GTGAAATCGCGCCTTGTTGCGTCTGCCGCCATCAGCGCCCTCGTTCTTCTCGGCGCGACGGGCTGCACGTTCATCTCGCCGCAGGCGACGAAGATCGAGTACTCGGCCTCGGACGGCGTCAACGTCTCCGACTCCGACGGACCGATCGACGTCCGCAACGCGTTCATCGTCGCGAACGAAGACGGCTCCGTGGGCAACTTCATCGGCGCGGTCGTGAACCCGACCACCGACACGGCGACGCTCACGATGCGGGTCGCCGGCGTCGACGAGCCGTTCATCGTCACCGTGCCCGCAGGCAAGACGAAGAGCTTCGGCACCGAGGGCGAGGAACCGCTGCGCATCATCGGACTCGACACGATGCCGGGCGCCACGATCGAGATCCACTTCCAGTCGGGCGACGGCGCGGGCACGAAGACCGAGGTCCCCGTGCTCGACGGATCCCTGCCCTACTACTCCGACCTCGTGCCGTCCGCCGAAGAGCCGACGCCGATGCCGACCGACACGGCGGCGCCCGCTCCGCAGGAGTGA
- a CDS encoding response regulator transcription factor, protein MTRILLVEDEPDLADPLAYLLRREGYEVEIAEDGPGALTAFRERGADVVLLDLMLPGMPGTEVCRQIRSTSAVPIIMVTAKDSEVDIVVGLELGADDYVTKPYSSRELLARMRAVLRRVVQAESELDERVLDGGRVSLDIDRHTVSVAGQQINMPLKEFELLEVLMRNSGRVLTRGQLIDRVWGSDYFGDTKTLDVHIKRIRSRIEENPGEPVMLVTVRGLGYRFEG, encoded by the coding sequence ATGACCCGCATCCTTCTCGTCGAAGACGAACCCGACCTCGCCGACCCGCTCGCGTACCTGCTGCGCCGCGAGGGCTACGAGGTCGAGATCGCTGAGGACGGCCCCGGCGCTCTGACGGCGTTCCGCGAGCGCGGCGCCGACGTCGTGCTGCTCGACCTCATGCTGCCTGGCATGCCCGGCACCGAGGTGTGCCGGCAGATCCGCTCGACCTCGGCCGTGCCGATCATCATGGTCACCGCCAAGGACTCCGAGGTGGACATCGTGGTGGGGCTCGAGCTCGGCGCCGACGACTACGTCACCAAGCCGTACTCGTCGCGCGAGCTGCTGGCCCGGATGCGGGCGGTGCTGCGTCGGGTCGTGCAGGCCGAGAGCGAGCTCGACGAGCGCGTGCTCGACGGCGGGCGCGTCTCGCTCGACATCGACCGGCACACGGTGTCGGTCGCGGGCCAGCAGATCAACATGCCGCTGAAGGAGTTCGAGCTGCTCGAGGTGCTGATGCGCAACTCGGGGCGCGTGCTCACCCGAGGCCAGCTCATCGACCGGGTCTGGGGCAGCGACTACTTCGGCGACACCAAGACGCTCGACGTGCACATCAAGCGCATCCGCTCGCGCATCGAGGAGAACCCGGGCGAGCCGGTGATGCTCGTGACCGTGCGCGGACTCGGCTACCGCTTCGAGGGCTGA
- the phoU gene encoding phosphate signaling complex protein PhoU: MREVFHQSLEDLQSRLVEIADLVTVSIDKATRSFATSDVELAEEVIADDAKIDELAVRLDEQAIEILARQQPVARDLRVVVTALRVSASLERMGDMSEHIAQLARLRFPERAIPKGLKGTFTKMGELDVEISRTLSELLRTQDLKLADTIRNTDDDIDELHASVFEKVLSDNWKGEATATVDATLASRYHERFADHAVAVAKKVIYLATGDWRIEEEDIALAIEQQQELGHA, encoded by the coding sequence ATGCGCGAAGTCTTCCACCAGTCCCTCGAGGACCTGCAGTCCCGCCTCGTGGAGATCGCCGACCTCGTCACGGTCTCCATCGACAAGGCCACCCGCTCGTTCGCCACGAGCGACGTCGAGCTGGCCGAAGAGGTCATCGCCGATGACGCCAAGATCGACGAGCTCGCCGTGCGACTCGACGAGCAGGCGATCGAGATCCTCGCCCGCCAGCAGCCGGTCGCCCGCGACCTGCGCGTCGTGGTCACCGCACTGCGCGTCAGCGCCTCGCTCGAGCGCATGGGCGACATGTCCGAGCACATCGCCCAGCTCGCGCGCCTGCGCTTCCCCGAGCGCGCGATCCCGAAGGGCCTCAAGGGCACCTTCACGAAGATGGGCGAGCTCGACGTCGAGATCTCGCGCACGCTCTCCGAGCTGTTGCGCACCCAGGATCTGAAGCTTGCCGACACCATCCGCAACACCGACGACGACATCGACGAGCTGCACGCCAGCGTGTTCGAGAAGGTGCTCAGCGACAACTGGAAGGGCGAGGCCACCGCGACCGTCGACGCCACCCTCGCCAGCCGCTACCACGAGCGCTTCGCCGACCACGCGGTCGCCGTCGCGAAGAAGGTCATCTACCTGGCGACGGGCGACTGGCGCATCGAGGAAGAGGACATCGCCCTGGCGATCGAGCAGCAGCAGGAGCTCGGCCACGCCTGA
- the rlmB gene encoding 23S rRNA (guanosine(2251)-2'-O)-methyltransferase RlmB, which yields MAKQGNPSAGKGKKGPTKGSGGKGRSSLEGRGPTPKAEDRAWHPAGKRKAAAERYAASGGKGKPGQRQTSGGNPNRSARSKDNTTEVEVVTGRNSVLEALRAKIPASAFYIAQRVEMDDRVKEMLSIATNRGIPVLEVTRQELDRMAGFDGVHQGVAVKVPPYEYAHPQDLLEAVIDKGEVPLFVALDGITDPRNLGAIIRSTGAFGGHGIILPQRRSAGVNSAAWKTSAGAAARVPVALATNLTTQLKEFKKQGVFVLGLDGDGDVLLPELQLADRPVVIVTGSEGKGLSRLVAETCDQIVSIPISAVTESLNAGIATSVALYQVSSIRNAKK from the coding sequence ATGGCTAAGCAGGGCAATCCCTCGGCAGGCAAGGGCAAGAAGGGTCCCACCAAGGGCTCCGGCGGCAAGGGCCGCAGCTCGCTCGAAGGCCGCGGACCGACGCCGAAGGCGGAAGATCGCGCCTGGCACCCCGCCGGCAAGCGCAAGGCCGCGGCCGAGCGCTACGCGGCATCGGGCGGAAAGGGCAAGCCGGGGCAGCGTCAGACGTCCGGCGGCAACCCGAACCGCTCGGCACGCTCGAAGGACAACACCACCGAGGTCGAGGTCGTCACCGGCCGCAACTCGGTGCTCGAGGCCCTGCGCGCGAAGATCCCCGCGTCGGCGTTCTACATCGCGCAGCGCGTCGAGATGGACGACCGCGTCAAGGAGATGCTGTCGATCGCCACGAACCGCGGCATCCCGGTGCTCGAGGTCACCCGACAGGAGCTCGACCGCATGGCCGGCTTCGACGGCGTGCACCAGGGCGTCGCCGTCAAGGTGCCGCCGTACGAGTACGCGCACCCGCAGGACCTGCTCGAAGCCGTCATCGACAAGGGTGAGGTTCCGCTGTTCGTCGCCCTCGACGGCATCACGGATCCCCGCAACCTCGGCGCGATCATCCGTTCGACCGGTGCGTTCGGCGGCCACGGCATCATCCTGCCGCAGCGCCGCTCGGCGGGTGTGAACTCGGCGGCGTGGAAGACCAGCGCCGGTGCCGCCGCGCGCGTGCCCGTCGCTCTCGCGACGAACCTGACCACGCAGCTCAAGGAGTTCAAGAAGCAGGGCGTCTTCGTGCTCGGCCTCGACGGCGACGGCGACGTGCTGCTGCCCGAACTCCAGCTCGCCGATCGCCCCGTCGTGATCGTCACGGGCTCCGAGGGCAAGGGCCTGTCGCGTCTGGTCGCCGAGACGTGCGACCAGATCGTCTCGATCCCGATCTCGGCCGTGACCGAGTCGCTCAACGCCGGCATCGCGACGTCCGTCGCGCTCTACCAGGTCTCGTCGATCCGCAACGCGAAGAAGTAG
- a CDS encoding class I SAM-dependent methyltransferase, which translates to MASSPLGRPTRGTTGTNRLRRNDRWIAASPAFRRAADPLVIDLGYGASGVTAFELATRLQRVRTDAEVRGLEIDPARVATAERQLVEVQAGRTPFSPDLRVSFARGGFEVPLPAGRRPAVIRAMNVLRQYDEVDVAAAWRTMTARLSPDGLLVEGTCDEIGRVSSWVDVDRTGAPQRFTISLRLADLEHPSIVAERLPKALIHRNVPGERVHALLVDLDREWDRAAALSTFGATQRFLAAVAALRDQGWPVLGGKTRWRLGEITLPWDAVAPLP; encoded by the coding sequence ATGGCGTCATCTCCTCTCGGTCGGCCGACCCGCGGCACCACCGGGACGAACCGGCTGCGACGCAACGACCGATGGATCGCCGCGAGCCCCGCCTTCCGTCGTGCGGCCGATCCGCTCGTGATCGACCTCGGCTACGGAGCCAGCGGCGTCACCGCGTTCGAGCTCGCGACGCGCCTGCAGCGTGTGCGGACGGATGCCGAGGTGCGCGGCCTCGAGATCGACCCGGCCAGGGTGGCGACGGCGGAGCGGCAGCTCGTCGAGGTGCAGGCGGGCCGCACGCCTTTCTCCCCCGATCTCAGGGTGTCGTTCGCCCGCGGAGGGTTCGAGGTGCCGCTGCCCGCAGGACGACGACCCGCGGTGATCCGCGCGATGAACGTGCTGCGCCAGTACGACGAGGTCGACGTCGCCGCCGCCTGGCGCACGATGACGGCGAGGCTCTCACCCGACGGCCTGCTCGTCGAGGGCACCTGCGACGAGATCGGGCGTGTGTCGAGCTGGGTCGATGTCGACCGGACCGGGGCGCCTCAGCGGTTCACGATCTCGCTGCGGCTCGCCGACCTCGAGCATCCGAGCATCGTCGCCGAGCGTCTGCCGAAGGCCCTGATCCACCGCAACGTGCCCGGCGAACGGGTGCATGCGCTGCTCGTGGATCTCGACCGCGAGTGGGACAGGGCGGCGGCTCTGTCGACGTTCGGGGCGACCCAGCGGTTCCTCGCGGCCGTCGCAGCCCTTCGCGACCAGGGCTGGCCGGTGCTCGGAGGCAAGACCCGGTGGCGGCTGGGTGAGATCACGCTCCCGTGGGATGCGGTCGCACCACTCCCCTGA
- a CDS encoding phosphoglyceromutase, whose product MTSKRTLILLRHGRSEWNELNLFTGWVDVRLNEQGRNEARRGGELLAEAGILPDVLHTSLLSRAIQTANIALDAADRLWIPVTRSWRLNERHYGALQGKDKAQTLEEFGPEQFQLWRRSFDVPPPVLDDDSEFSQVHDVRYAGIDGEVPRTESLKLVIDRLLPYWNDAIVPDLEAGKTVLVTAHGNSLRGLVKHLEGISDDDIAELNIPTGIPLVYELDENNVPTGPGRYLDPEAAAAGAAAVAAQGKK is encoded by the coding sequence ATGACTTCGAAGCGCACCCTGATCCTGCTCCGTCACGGCCGGAGCGAGTGGAACGAACTGAACCTCTTCACCGGATGGGTGGACGTCCGCCTGAACGAGCAGGGCAGGAACGAGGCGCGCCGAGGTGGTGAGCTGCTGGCCGAGGCCGGCATCCTGCCCGACGTGCTGCACACCTCGCTGCTCAGCCGCGCCATCCAGACCGCCAACATCGCCCTCGACGCCGCAGACCGCCTGTGGATCCCGGTGACGCGCTCGTGGCGCCTCAACGAGCGCCACTACGGCGCCCTGCAGGGCAAGGACAAGGCGCAGACGCTCGAGGAGTTCGGTCCCGAGCAGTTCCAGCTGTGGCGTCGCTCGTTCGACGTGCCGCCGCCCGTGCTCGACGACGACAGCGAGTTCAGCCAGGTGCACGACGTGCGCTACGCGGGAATCGACGGCGAGGTGCCGCGCACCGAGTCGCTCAAGCTCGTCATCGACCGTCTGCTGCCGTACTGGAACGACGCGATCGTCCCCGACCTCGAGGCGGGCAAGACCGTCCTCGTCACCGCGCACGGCAACTCGCTGCGCGGACTCGTGAAGCACCTCGAGGGCATCAGCGACGACGACATCGCCGAGCTGAACATCCCCACGGGCATCCCGCTGGTGTACGAGCTCGACGAGAACAACGTGCCCACGGGCCCCGGTCGCTACCTCGACCCCGAGGCCGCCGCGGCCGGTGCCGCAGCGGTCGCCGCGCAGGGCAAGAAGTAA